The Syngnathus scovelli strain Florida chromosome 18, RoL_Ssco_1.2, whole genome shotgun sequence genomic interval TCGCCTCACTCACTTCTCCAGCACTCAAGCGAGATAGCTTCGAATCATTTTTCAATCCTTGCTGTCATTCCTCGTGCCTGTATCAAAATGTTCAACACTGGAAGCCTTCAGAAGACTTTTTTGTTGGCCGCCGTTCTGGTGGCTTTGGTCCAGCTCGGACACGGACAAGGTAAGTTGATCTTTTGATTTTCATTGAAGGACCACGCTAACGTCTGGTTACTTTTGGGTCCAGTAGGGAAGCCCACCGAATGTTGCAAGAAGGTGAGCACTAAGGAAATAACAGAAGAAGTAATCGGATTACGAGTGGACCGTTATGCTCAACTTCCGTGCTTGCCCGCTGTCATGTGAGTAGAACTTCATCAAAGTAAAAAATCCTAATAGCTGCTCGTCTGCACTTCATGACGACTGCCAAACAAGCTCAAATCAAGCTAACGACGCTAACCGTTATCCTCCTGCAGTTTCTACACCAAAAATGGCGACTACTGCGCACACGCCCGCGCCCCATGGGTCCGCCAGAAGATCGAAGCCATCAGGTGAATTTCACGTTCATCCTCATTTTCATCTTCATCATGCTTatcatcctcctcatcctcctctcaCTTTGCGTCCTCACAGGaaggctgctgccgccgccgctcagGCTTTAACCACCAGCCCGCCATCTAAAAGCTCGCTGCTCACCACCCTCACTTCCAccgcctccgcctcttcatCATCTCCaccatcctcatcttcatcctccccttcatcaccaccaccttcaccctcCACCTTCTCCCCTCGCCTCCGCCCTACCATTCATTAAGACGACGAGCACTTTGTTTGGAGATTAAGTCACTTTAGTGTCTGACAATTATTTATTAGATATTTAAGGCATTATTTATTGACAAACCTTTATTTTGTaacttattttgcctcattaaatttgtatttatttaggaTTTTACGAATTACTGGTgactaataaaaaaataaataaataaaaagtcaacttgtctggtgtttataTTGACAGTTTGGATGGAGTGTTTGGTTTTGTGAGTGGAACCTTTAGGTGGGCGGCGATCACAGCAGAAGAGTCTCGGTCTGCAAGATGGACGCCGCTCGGGAGTTCCTGGGGAACGGGGCCGAGTGTTCGGGGGCCAGCGAGGCGGCGCGGAGACCGCACTCTCCCCCGCCCATGTAACGCTTGAGGGACAAGCTCCTGCGCATCCGTCGCAGCTCGCTCTGcacctgcaaaacaaaaatcaatcaatcaaacgacactgcaaacatttggaagcggcggaagaggaggaagctcaCCTCACAGTTGAGAAAGCAGTACAGCACTGCCACGATGAGACCCTGAAAATCACATTCGACAAAGTCGGATGACCTCCAATTTGAAATCAAGCGATCACCACGGCAACGTGTCGAGCgaaataacatttttgttttgagacCTGGAAGGATCCGAGCCCGAGCTCAAAGAAGATCTTGACGTGCCGTGTGGTTTTATCGCTAGGCTCCATCAGGTGGACGAAAACCACGTAGTTGATCCCGAACAACGGGATGAGCAAGAGGGTGGATTTGGCCAGACGCCTTGTGCACACAAGCAGGCAAAAGCTGAAGGACTTTTTTTGCATTGCTCGGCTGTAGTGTCATCGTTCCACCAATGGGGGGCGCAAATAAACTACAAACGCGTTAAGTTTGCTGGAAGGAAGCTTACTTATACTGCGACTGCTCGTTGCCGCCCACGTTGGTGCAGCGCAGCTTCTGCACCAGGATACGAATGATGCTGATGAACAGGATGAAGTTCACCTGCCACACAAAAGACGTTTTTGAACGTGCTCGTCCCCGACCCTGAACTGCTCGCTGTGGAGTACGTACGACGACGCACGCCATGATGGGCCAGTCCAACACTCTGCTGGGGACGGGACTGTCATTCCTCTCCCAGCACCTAAAACCGACCAATCATTCGTTAGCTTCGCATCTGTAGCTGCTGCCATAATGGAGCCAGGCTTGAAGAAATACTCACCAGGTGTTATCCAGGTAGAGTCGACACAAAATCCATGCCACTGTGAAGACGGACGGGATTCCTGCAGGGCACAAAGATTGCAAGTGTTTACAGTGAGGCTCGCCAGAcgccgcacacacacgcgcgcgcacacacacacacacacgcgggcaCGCACAAGATGGATGGTGTAAGCGGGGCCGTGTTTGGAACCGGCGGGGCTGAGTGCAAACACTTTGGCACTGAGACTAATGACAAGTTTTGTTCCCAGTGACGTGTTTTGGCAAAATGTCAGCGCAGTAGGCCAAGATGTTTCAAATCGGGATAAGGATTGCAGAGTAGACGGCTCAAGGTTATTTCTTATGACGCCAGCTCACGACGCGCGTGCTCGTTGGATACTTGGGTCACGGCGCCGGTGGGCATGTCCTACCCCAGCCAATCAGCATGTAGACGGAAAGGCGCGCCCAGCGGGCGTGCACCACCAGCAGCAGTGTGTGAAGGTAGAGCGCCTCCACGAGCAGCCAGAAGAAGTTGGCCATGATGGAGTAGTTCAGGAACACCAGGCTGCTCTTGCAGCCCACCTGCAAAAAACACACACGAACGTAAGCGGAGTGTAAAGAAAAAGAAGAGCCGATGGATGGATGCGTCAGTGATGGATTGGCGCATGTTGATGATGTCACCAGCGAGGGCTGAGCGCTGCAGTCGAGCGTGTCCTCTTCTTCGCTGGAGAAGAGTAGAAGATCTTTGGTGAGCACCGCCACGCCCCTCAGCATGAAGGATGCAAACAGGTTGATGTGGATGTAGTTCCTCATGCAATGCAGCctcctgaaacacacacacacacacacacacacatgagcgcCTTAAGTAGAGATCTTAAAGCCAAGCAAGTTCCTCAGTTGACGTGATGGCGTGTACCTGAAGACAGCAATGATGACGGTGCTGCTGAGCAGGCTGATGAGAGACAAGCTGTGACCCAGCGTGGACAGAACCATCACCACTTTGTAGAACACCAGCTGAACACACATCATCAAGGTCAGGACTTCTTTGGCCATTTTGTTTAACAGTTAGAAATGTCCACCCTGCAAACTTTGAGGAGGATTGTGTCGGACTGAAGAGATTGTGAGTGTTCTGACACACAATGCGAGGAATTCGGACCCGGCTTGTGCAAGgcgcacacaaaaacacacgaaCGTATATACAAAGTGCTTGATTTCAACTGCCTCGCTCAAGTGTGTCTGACTTTTTATGAGCCTCTTAGCTCCCAGATGGCCATTTTGGGAGatattttgtctttttgacGTCTTTGGTTTTGccctgagacacacacacacaagtgtgcTATTCTCCACTAAACGTTCTCCAGACGGAAAAGCCTGGAACATCCAACAGGAAACAAACAGAAGCTTCCCTAAGATGAAGTCACGCACACCTGACAGCTCTGGACAAGATCTCATGCCAGGCGtgcgagggtgtgtgtgtgtgtgtgtgtgttgttatttTTGTCTAAGTAGCAACCTGTTCATCAGCGGTGACAAGACAAAGTCGTCTTTCATGTCTCCTTCCTCCTCACGTAAACACAGGCTGATGACGAGCCCTGACAGGAAGTCAGCACTTTTCTCGCGCGGCCGTGTTGGCGTCGGCCCAAAACATCATGCACCCGGCATTTCGGGCTCACCTCGCCGGGTTGGTCGGTGTCGTTGGACGAGCAGGCGGCAGCGATGACCGGGTAAACATCTGACCAACCTTGCGGGGTGCACTTCCTGCTAAGGTTTCCTACGACACATTGATCGATTTCTTCAAGCTGATGCGCCATGATGAAACTTCACATCCCGTCCTAGCGGCTCACCCTTCATCCCAAACAGGTGCAGGAGGGGGGCGGGGCAGGGTTGAGTGACCACCTCGCCCACCGCCGCACTGCGCCAGCACGAAGCATTGTCCCACTCGCCCACACAGCCtgaaacaaccacaaaatgaacCCACTGAGCGCGAGTTATTCAAGTCCATCGAGAAGGTACCTGCGGAGGGCACTGCGAGCTGCTGCAGCCCAGCGTGGCACTCTTGACTCGCTTTCTTCATCTCCCAACTAAAATGGCACAAAGGAAATCTGCCCGCCGCCTGCTCGGACGGCAAGCAAACGACAACAACATTGGGGAAGAAGTCAAAAGTTTAGCTTCATGTTTTTCTGTAAAAGACAATTGCATCGCTCATCAGGTAAACACAGCTGGCATCGTTAAAATCTTCCTCTTCTTTGTGTACACAATCGCATAAGTGCAAAATAAGAATAACACTTGAACTGATTGAGTCCGTCTGTCAAATGAACTTTACTGAtagtgactgtgtgtgtgtgtgtgtgtgtgtgtgtgtgtgtgtgtgtgtgtgtgtgggagggaggGGCAGTTGGAGACTGTTTACATTGACACACTAAACCATTTATGAGCTGTCAGGGGGTTTCAGTCTgtttacaacacacacacacacacacacacacacatattaattaataaatacaaCTAGGCTGAAATAACATTGAAAAGAGTCGTTATCAGTGACGTAGTTTCATGTTTTGTGCACAAGGGAGGTGTGTTGACTCGTTGACTCGTGTGTGTActttatgtaaataaaaaatgataacATGGAGAAGATAAAGATGAAACATTAACCAGACGCAACTTGGTCACATAGTGCGAGAATGTGATGTCATGACGCCAGAATGCATGCAAAAGTGAGGACATGTATGAGAAAGTGACATCATGAGTGATGTTAAAATTCAGGAAAAGACTAGATGAGATCAAGAAAATATGATCGTCAAAAAGTGTACAAAACAAAGATTGCATCCGGTGAGATAAGATGATGACATCAAAGTGGATGAGAAGGAAGGTGATGACGCAGTAGTtgagtgatgatgtcataggACAAGTGGAAAAATTAAATTGCATGTCGCATGAGATACCTTGTGCGTGAGGAAGACGAGCATCAGGATGAACCTCATGATCTTCTCATCCagcatttttcttcttcacgtCCGCTCCTGCGTTTCTTCATGAATTCACAAGTCCATCCAGTTGactcggtaaaaaaaaaagttttctgtGCATGTTCCGAGCTTCTCAGAGGTGCGTGCAGCACACATGAACGGCTTGAACTGCAGCTCACTGACTCCAAGCCGCGCGCGCTCTCGCCACAAATGGGAGTCGCGCGCAATCCTGCCTCCCGGGCCACAGCGACCTCTAGTGGGGAAATCCCGCAAATTTAAAATGGCAAAGTGGTAGTCATGCGAAAGTCATTTAAGTAATGAAAGTTATAGTTATCGTTGTAAATGTAGTAAGAATCTTTCAAATAGTCGTACAAAAATACAATGTAGTCCATTTATTCTTCAAAAATACCGTTCCACATGAAAATTTCCGAGATGGTCAACAACAAATTTGTCCAGTTATACataaaatgtattcatttgAAGACCCATAAAGGTAGTCAAGTTGAATATAAAGTTGGACACTCTATTGTTGACTTTATTTTTTGCCAAAGTAGCTTTAATAGTTGAAAAGATACAGCTTTAGGTACATACCTCGGAAGAAGTTGGATTTTcgggccgccatcttgaaagtgAGCGTGGCTTGCAAGAATTCTTTTAGGAGTCCGAGTGCGATTTGAAGATATGTACCACATTTCGCGCTTGTATTTTTCACTAAAAATATGATGCATAAaatcacaaatgtgattttaagtGGTCACAAGCAAGACTTGAAGGCGGAGTCTCTTTAGCCAATCAAAGCACTTTATTGCACTTGTATAGTGTAACGTGAGCCAATAGAAGACTCTTATAAAAGTGTCATTTCATCTTTTGAAGTCATGTGTACAAAACAAGTCACACACATTTGTACCGTACAAAATCGACACTATTTACATACAATACACACGCAAGCAGCCATCCACGCACaaataccacacacacacctgatggGACGTCCTTGGTCGCGCGGCCGCTAAATTGCTAGCTTTGCTAAACTAGCTGATATGCATAAAGACTTTTTTCTCCGCCTTCCTGTTAGTGTTGAAATAAAAGACTTAATGAAGACACATATTGAAAATATTCTACATAATCTGCATCACAGTCCGCGGCATATTCCGCTAACTACGCTAACAGCGCAAAGCTAGCCAACACCTCCACCTTTTTTGGGATGGACTGACAATATTCAAGTTTTTATTCGTAATAAATATTCATCTTTAATCTTCTGCATCCGTTCTAGACTTTGAATAAAACATCTGAGTTAGTGCACATATAAGACACAGCAAAGTGTTTTGTAGCAAAACACGCAACCGCACGACGTTACTCAAGATTTTTGTCTTTAAGGAGTATTTAACAAATGAAAGTTGGGCAAAACATTTGCCGTAAAAATGTTATCATTCAACGAAATGTGAGCACATTATGATGCATTACGCATTTTTAGATGTGATGCAGCCGGACagttaaaatgtcattttttaagatcatgaatgcaaaataaatccatccatctgtcaactTTCTAGAGCGACTATTCCGCTTGAGAGTCACGACTGAGCTGCTTCCTATCTCAGGTGACTTTGGCTGACAGGCTGGGGGAACACCCTCAGCCAATGTGTGAATTAGCAAATATGCGCAAGTTGACTGCCATTTCTTTTAAAAGATTTTGCTGAAATCACTTAAAATTTCCTCTGAAGAAACACCAAATgtccctttttctctctctctctttctgtctctttcacacacacacacacacacacacacacatacacacacgcgcgcacgcggtTCTGCAGGGGTGGGGGGAGGGCTGCATATTGGGGGCTACTAGACACCTCCTGGTCTTTTCAGTTCCTCTCCATATAGATTATGTCAATgtacaatatttatattttttacaagAAGCTCCTCATGGGGTTTCCCTTCGCTCCCCGAAAAACTTCCCTGGCGGATGTCGCGCGCATGATGTCGGCGGCGCGGTCACTCAGCAAACAAGGACGGAAAGCAACGAGTGGCGAGCGCaccatacagacacacacatgcgcgcaagcacacacgcacgcgctacATGTTGTAGGCCACGTAGATGGGATCCAGCTGGTCCTGCAAGAATCCGTCGCGCAGGTGCATGCGCTGCTTCTCGCCGCGCGAGTTGATGGGGATGACGCCGATGTCGGTCACCACCACAACGCCCACGATCAGGTAGTGCTCCTCCAGAACCGCCTTGGTCACCATGGGAACCAGGTCCAGCGCCTCCTGCTCCGAGCCCTCCAGCTCCACTACCACCACCAGCAGGTTGGTCCACGGGAACACGGCGCTGGGGAACCGTTGTTAGCTAAGCTGAGCTGCGAGGTTGCGCAACAGCCGAGTAGGACTTTATGTGCTGAAGGCGGCAACGTACCACTCCATGATGCTCTTGTGCGCGCGGATGACCGACGTCTCGATGTCTATGGGGTGGTAGCGCATGCCCCGGAGCTCCATGGCCTCCTCCAAGGCGCCCACCACAAACAGAGCGTCG includes:
- the vipr2 gene encoding vasoactive intestinal polypeptide receptor 2 isoform X2 — translated: MLDEKIMRFILMLVFLTHKAAGRFPLCHFSWEMKKASQECHAGLQQLAVPSAGCVGEWDNASCWRSAAVGEVVTQPCPAPLLHLFGMKGNLSRKCTPQGWSDVYPVIAAACSSNDTDQPGELVFYKVVMVLSTLGHSLSLISLLSSTVIIAVFRRLHCMRNYIHINLFASFMLRGVAVLTKDLLLFSSEEEDTLDCSAQPSLVGCKSSLVFLNYSIMANFFWLLVEALYLHTLLLVVHARWARLSVYMLIGWGIPSVFTVAWILCRLYLDNTWCWERNDSPVPSRVLDWPIMACVVVNFILFISIIRILVQKLRCTNVGGNEQSQYKRLAKSTLLLIPLFGINYVVFVHLMEPSDKTTRHVKIFFELGLGSFQGLIVAVLYCFLNCEVQSELRRMRRSLSLKRYMGGGECGLRAASLAPEHSAPFPRNSRAASILQTETLLL
- the vipr2 gene encoding vasoactive intestinal polypeptide receptor 2 isoform X1, whose translation is MLDEKIMRFILMLVFLTHKAAGRFPLCHFSWEMKKASQECHAGLQQLAVPSAGCVGEWDNASCWRSAAVGEVVTQPCPAPLLHLFGMKGNLSRKCTPQGWSDVYPVIAAACSSNDTDQPGELVFYKVVMVLSTLGHSLSLISLLSSTVIIAVFRRLHCMRNYIHINLFASFMLRGVAVLTKDLLLFSSEEEDTLDCSAQPSLVGCKSSLVFLNYSIMANFFWLLVEALYLHTLLLVVHARWARLSVYMLIGWGIPSVFTVAWILCRLYLDNTWCWERNDSPVPSRVLDWPIMACVVVRTPQRAVQGRGRARSKTSFVWQVNFILFISIIRILVQKLRCTNVGGNEQSQYKRLAKSTLLLIPLFGINYVVFVHLMEPSDKTTRHVKIFFELGLGSFQGLIVAVLYCFLNCEVQSELRRMRRSLSLKRYMGGGECGLRAASLAPEHSAPFPRNSRAASILQTETLLL